Proteins encoded together in one Anoxybacillus flavithermus window:
- a CDS encoding DUF2225 domain-containing protein — translation MDVLYDRTVTCLVCKQTYTTKKVRSRFIRPVQHDTDFCSYYASEEANPLLYYVHVCPHCGFAATEEFSTETDAFIHTHMSEVRLLYLIGELYRRLGKEKQAVIYFSRVIARKKETIEKGIVNMAYDRWQEIREEKKGAQ, via the coding sequence ATGGATGTCTTATACGATCGTACCGTTACATGTCTTGTTTGCAAACAAACATATACAACGAAAAAAGTTCGTTCACGTTTCATCCGCCCGGTCCAACACGATACGGACTTTTGTTCATATTATGCTAGCGAAGAAGCGAATCCGCTTTTATATTACGTCCATGTTTGTCCACACTGTGGATTTGCGGCAACAGAGGAATTTTCAACAGAAACGGATGCTTTTATTCATACACATATGTCGGAAGTCCGTTTATTGTATTTAATCGGCGAATTGTACCGCAGGCTAGGAAAAGAAAAACAAGCGGTTATTTACTTTTCACGTGTGATTGCACGAAAAAAAGAAACAATTGAAAAAGGAATCGTCAACATGGCTTACGACCGTTGGCAAGAAATTCGTGAAGAAAAAAAGGGGGCACAATAG
- a CDS encoding YuzB family protein, producing the protein MLRPIVEFCISNLANGSQRALEQLEKDPNLDIIEYGCLGYCGKCANTLFAMVNGDIVTAENADQLVERVYAYIEENPMF; encoded by the coding sequence GTGTTAAGACCGATTGTTGAATTTTGTATAAGCAATTTAGCAAATGGTTCCCAACGTGCCCTAGAGCAATTAGAGAAAGATCCTAACTTAGATATTATTGAATATGGCTGTTTAGGGTATTGTGGGAAATGTGCCAATACGTTGTTTGCGATGGTAAATGGGGATATTGTCACAGCAGAAAATGCGGATCAACTTGTCGAACGAGTTTATGCATATATTGAGGAAAATCCAATGTTTTAG
- a CDS encoding NAD(P)/FAD-dependent oxidoreductase: MRNLVLLGGGYGNMRILLRILPNLPEHIYITLIDRIPYHCLKTEYYALAAGTISDQHIRVPFPEHPHLSYVFGEVQKIDLHHEVVHLQDGTCIPYDDLVIGLGCEDKYHGVPGADIFTYSIQTIDKARETYQKLSNLPPHSIVGVVGAGLSGVELASELVESRPDLHVKLFDRGTRILSMFPERLSHYVEQWFHSHGVELIRQSNITKVEEHTLYNHDEAIHCDAIVWTAGIQPNRVVRELNVEKDNQGRVVLTPQHHIPNIENVYVVGDCASLPHAPSAQLAEGQAEQIAQVLQKRWKGEEPPSEFPPIKLKGVLGSLGKKHGFGLVADRPLTGRVPRLLKSGVLWMYKYHNGY, encoded by the coding sequence ATGAGAAACCTCGTGCTACTTGGCGGCGGATACGGAAATATGCGCATTTTACTCCGCATCCTTCCAAATTTACCAGAACATATTTATATTACATTAATTGATCGCATTCCATACCATTGCTTAAAAACCGAATATTACGCTTTGGCTGCCGGGACAATTAGTGACCAGCATATTCGCGTCCCGTTCCCAGAACATCCTCACCTCTCTTATGTGTTCGGTGAGGTTCAAAAAATTGATCTTCATCACGAAGTCGTTCACCTTCAAGATGGAACGTGTATTCCGTACGATGACTTAGTCATCGGATTAGGTTGTGAAGACAAATATCACGGTGTCCCCGGTGCAGACATTTTTACTTATAGCATTCAAACTATCGACAAAGCAAGAGAAACGTACCAAAAGCTAAGCAATCTCCCACCGCATAGCATTGTCGGCGTCGTTGGAGCTGGATTAAGCGGTGTGGAATTGGCAAGCGAACTAGTAGAGAGTCGTCCAGATTTACACGTGAAACTGTTTGATCGCGGCACACGTATTTTGTCTATGTTCCCTGAACGGCTAAGTCATTACGTAGAACAATGGTTTCATTCACATGGTGTTGAGCTTATTCGCCAATCCAATATTACAAAAGTCGAAGAACATACGTTATATAACCACGATGAAGCTATCCACTGTGATGCGATTGTGTGGACTGCCGGCATTCAACCGAATCGCGTCGTTCGCGAACTGAATGTTGAAAAAGACAATCAAGGACGTGTTGTGTTAACACCACAACATCACATACCGAATATAGAAAATGTATACGTCGTTGGGGACTGTGCAAGCTTACCGCATGCCCCAAGCGCTCAACTTGCTGAAGGTCAGGCAGAACAAATCGCCCAAGTGTTGCAAAAGCGGTGGAAAGGTGAAGAACCACCAAGCGAATTTCCACCAATTAAATTAAAAGGCGTTTTAGGATCATTAGGCAAAAAGCATGGATTTGGTCTCGTTGCTGATCGTCCACTAACCGGTCGCGTCCCACGCCTTCTAAAATCAGGTGTTTTATGGATGTATAAGTACCATAACGGATATTGA